One part of the Ziziphus jujuba cultivar Dongzao chromosome 2, ASM3175591v1 genome encodes these proteins:
- the LOC132800468 gene encoding putative ubiquitin-like-specific protease 1B, protein MGNKYVENKKLNNAECLTYMLPYLLRDGGYYEKNLDVPPTLEPFTMTMIKDAPRQDNGGDCGVYALKFIEYKSSEENPSFGPQDIMLFRKKYAVDLYFNKLSM, encoded by the exons atgggaaataaatatgtcgaGAATAAAAAGTTGAACAATGCagaatgccttacgtatatgctgccttacctattgagggatgggggatattacgagaagaatctggacgtgcctcccactttagagccattcacgatgaccatgatcaaagatgcaccccgccaagataatgg gggtgattgtggcgtctacgctttgaaatttattgaatataaGAGTAGCGAGGAGAATCCTTCATTTGGCCCCCAAGACATTatgttatttagaaaaaaatatgctgttgatttgtactttaataaactttcaatgtag
- the LOC132800823 gene encoding uncharacterized protein LOC132800823, whose product MDYWRTIAVNIHEVCYTSPPLVAPIATVGAKDASKAEEHSSGPLDANFRLACLEAKFDELNKEMASLRKMLSSVIDQQKHQAEHHMCSHSSSSSVRPSSPVAPSFGEQAEEFDAPIDGSNGRKEDDDCTTPFEPIVPGGPYVEDSWALVPYRPLHFRWDIGASADSPHHDHQLRLRWKIGRITLVIQADSVEFTTSHITSSLLTPTRVKRRSNLILIDILMHRRRGRSMSGIGWHRRKQPCVHLI is encoded by the exons atggattactggcgaacaatagcagttaacatacatgaagtttgctacacgtcacctccacttgtagcaccaatagccactgttggcgctaaagatgcatccaaagctgaggagcattctagtggccctctagatgctaatttcagg cttgcttgcttagaggcaaaatttgatgaattaaataaagagatggcatcgttaaggaagatgcttagttctgttattgaccaacaaaagcatcag GCCGAACATCATATGTGCAGCCATTCATCGTCATCTTCGGTTCGACCATCATCCCCCGTGGCACCGTCATTTGGAGAGCAagccgaagaatttgatgcacccatagacggttccaatggtaggaaggaggatgatgattgtactacaccgtttgagcctattgtacctggaggaccctatgtggaggattcctgggctttggtgccatatcggcctttgcatttcaggtgggatatcggtgcttcagctgacagtccacatcatgaccatcagctgagattgaggtggaagattggacgcataacgttggtgatacaagccgattcggtagagtttaccaccagtcacatcacgtcatctctacttacaccgacccgtgtaaaaagaaggtcaaatttaatcttaatcgacatattgatgcatcgaaggagagggcgttcgatgagtggtatagggtggcaccgaaggaagcaaccgtgtgtacatcttatatga